GCCGCTCGCAACACTGTCGGGATCCTTCAGAAATGGTCGTGAGGGTAATAGTTAAGTAAAGCCGGGTCgcaggaagaaaaaagtgaaaagcaGTTTCCTAATACAGGCTCACGATCAAAAACACTCCACCAGCATCCTCGGCCATATTAGTGACCATTCcatcgcccaagcacacacacaactgaCAAGgctcaaggctttcgtaggagttgtgggcctttccatgggtaccCTTCTGTTCGTTTGGCCTTtctgtataccatgaacctaaaaaaacactccctataacccgactgatcttcttggGCCTTGGAATTAGTTGctgtgaggggcggaagcgtctaaCGTAACCAACCAGACCCGTCCCCTGCAGCGGCCTCGTCAGCCTCTTGCAGGACGTATATGCTACAGAGGCCTCAGAACTTCTCTCGGAACCCGGCGGCTACGAGAGCCCAGGGAGTGTGATTTGGGGGTGGAGTTATTTCCAAGCTCGCCAGAAGACTTTATAGTGCTGATAAAGGTAGCGAAGATATCAGGAGACTCAGCAGGAGGGGCTGGGAGGGGAAGAGTGCCTGAAGAGTGCCATGTAGGACCAGAGTGTTGGGCGGGCTGGCTGGTGAGATGATGGGGTCTTTTTCCCCGCGACGAGTGTTCTAGTACTCCTATGTCTGTCCGGTGGATGGCGGCGTGGTCTCTGTGCTCTCTGATAGTAGTCTTCATTGCGACGATGCTTTCCCTGGACGGAGGCTTTGGTCCTGGCTTTGCACGGCTGCGTGGAGTCACCGTCACCATTTCCGTGCTGGACTGATACACGCCAACAGGACCTTCCTTTGTCATACCAGGAGGCacgtttttcctctcccttctcactttAACTCTTTCCTCCGCTGCACTCTGGCTCAGTGCGGATCGTTGTCGCCTGGCCAgcttgtgtgtgggtggtggaggcggtgggtggGATGGAGGTAGGTCTGTAGACACGGCATTGTGAGCGGAGGGAGGCGAGGATAACCGCTTGTTGAGGGTGGAACTTGCCGTCTGAGGTTGTTGTGGCTGGACGGTGGTACCCCCTGTGAGATTGAAGAGCAACTCGGCAACGCT
This sequence is a window from Eriocheir sinensis breed Jianghai 21 chromosome 40, ASM2467909v1, whole genome shotgun sequence. Protein-coding genes within it:
- the LOC127009437 gene encoding serine/arginine repetitive matrix protein 1-like, which codes for MRIDVNYVAAVGGGLVAGLLVIGVACLCHKTHRSRFRCRRSAIRSSIRRASLYLSNTNPFELSVAELLFNLTGGTTVQPQQPQTASSTLNKRLSSPPSAHNAVSTDLPPSHPPPPPPTHKLARRQRSALSQSAAEERVKVRRERKNVPPGMTKEGPVGVYQSSTEMVTVTPRSRAKPGPKPPSRESIVAMKTTIREHRDHAAIHRTDIGVLEHSSRGKRPHHLTSQPAQHSGPTWHSSGTLPLPAPPAESPDIFATFISTIKSSGELGNNSTPKSHSLGSRSRRVPREVLRPL